A window of Enoplosus armatus isolate fEnoArm2 chromosome 3, fEnoArm2.hap1, whole genome shotgun sequence contains these coding sequences:
- the tas1r3 gene encoding taste receptor type 1 member 3 has protein sequence MAAPFILLVMCWVFRLSSGESSPEWFNNISTSLFNLSGDIMLGGLFPINHLTSNLSQRGESNNVICESLNEYGLGLALVMKYAVDEINTNQTLLPGFKLGYQIYDTCTQSAVVVKPTISFLTAKSNKVLSVECNYTNYETSVSAVIGPHSSEMVSVIGKLLGFFLMPQISFGATSDKFSDKLLYPSFFRTVPSDKWQVSGMVLLLKEFNWNWVAVVGSEEEYGQQGVQEFSKVAENKSVCVAYQGLIPVYTDPEPAIKVIIKNIRATDVGVVVVFSLPEPAEAFFKEVIRRNVTGVWVVSRAVHAQLTLPNIQTIGTIIGFTDRTPTMDMLTKYAEALFIKLSKEKFPPAPQPGNPDNPCPQCWNLSPANVSLMDNAAVKQSAFNVYAATYCVAQALHNLLGCNSTACMKGPGTKIYPWKLLEVLRNTSVDIYDTHLEFDSNGNPNLGYKVVEWVWKESRFEFIDVGNFSNQLSINKSLFKWHTPNKVPGSTCSALECGKGQVRRVKGFHSCCFDCIDCQPGTYLANKEDIQCKKCPEGKWSQNRSTGCTEPAFDVLSWDTPEALGMTLAGVLLLVCQGSVGVVLLKHRGTPLVKASGGALTFVALLSLMGACLSLVLFLGQPRDWVCRLQLPLTCIFQTVALSIIMFISLQIFYMSEFPKTAASHLHILRGPGSWLFVLGCCAVQAGICGWFVQEGPSLSDYVANMTITFVRGFLSCPVLPLTGFALMQGFNSAMALIAFMCTFMAAKPLHQYNLARDITFSSLIYCVIWVTFIPIYIGLKAKNKSIVHVFFTLASNLGLVAAYYFPKCYLLLRKLELNTAEHFRTFLEGTPATPAEEEPQPQPETESGQ, from the exons TTTAAATGAGTACGGACTGGGCCTTGCTCTAGTAATGAAATATGCAGTGGATGAGATCAACACAAACCAAACTCTGCTCCCTGGCTTCAAGTTGGGTTATCAAATCtatgacacatgcacacaatctGCCGTCGTCGTGAAGCCTACCATCTCTTTCCTCACTGCAAAATCTAACAAAGTGCTATCTGTGGAGTGTAATTACACCAACTATGAGACCAGCGTGTCAGCCGTGATCGGTCCTCATAGCTCGGAAATGGTGTCAGTCATAGGAAAACTCCTGGGATTCTTTCTGATGCCTCAG ATTAGTTTCGGTGCCACCAGTGACAAATTCAGTGACAAGCTTCTCTACCCGTCATTCTTCCGTACGGTGCCCAGTGACAAATGGCAAGTGAGCGGCATGGTGCTTCTGCTGAAGGAGTTTAACTGGAACTGGGTGGCGGTGGTGGGCAGTGAAGAGGAGTATGGACAACAAGGTGTGCAGGAATTCTccaaagtagcagaaaataagtctgtctgtgtggcttATCAGGGTCTGATTCCAGTATACACTGACCCTGAACCAGCGATCAAAGTCATCATCAAAAACATCCGAGCAACTGACGTTGGAGTGGTAGTGGTCTTTTCTCTCCCAGAGCCAGCTGAGGCCTTTTTTAAAGAG GTTATCAGGAGGAATGTAACAGGTGTGTGGGTTGTCAGCAGGGCCGTCCATGCTCAACTGACTCTTCCCAATATCCAAACGATCGGTACAATCATTGGATTCACTGACAGGACACCGACCATGGATATGCTCACTAAGTACGCAGAGGCGCTCTTCATCAAACTGAGTAAGGAGAAATTCCCTCCAGCACCACAGCCTGGCAATCCTGACAATCCCTGCCCACAATGTTGGAACTTGTCACCTGCTAATGTAAGCTTGATGGATAACGCTGCAGTGAAGCAGAGTGCTTTCAATGTGTATGCTGCCACCTACTGTGTGGCACAGGCACTGCACAACCTGCTGGGATGCAATTCAACTGCCTGTATGAAGGGACCTGGAACCAAAATTTATCCCTggaag CTGTTGGAGGTTTTAAGGAATACTTCTGTAGACATATATGACACACATTTAGAATTTGACAGTAATGGCAACCCAAACTTAGGATACAAAGTGGTTGAGTGGGTCTGGAAAGAGTCACGGTTTGAGTTCATAGATGTTGGAAACTTTTCTAATCAACTGTCCATCAACAAGTCCCTCTTCAAATGGCACACTCCAAACAAG GTTCCTGGGTCCACATGTTCAGCCCTGGAATGTGGAAAAGGCCAGGTCCGCAGAGTCAAAGGCTTCcattcctgctgttttgattgCATCGACTGTCAGCCAGGCACTTACCTGGCAAATAAGG AGGACATCCAGTGCAAGAAGTGCCCTGAGGGTAAATGGTCTCAAAACAGGAGCACTGGTTGCACTGAACCCGCCTTTGACGTTTTGTCCTGGGACACGCCTGAGGCCCTGGGAATGACGCTAGCCGGGGTGCTCCTGCTCGTATGTCAGGGGTCAGTCGGTGTTGTGTTACTGAAACACCGGGGGACCCCATTGGTAAAGGCCTCAGGGGGAGCCCTGACTTTTGTGGCTCTGCTAAGCCTGATGGGAGCTTGCCTCAGTCTGGTGCTCTTCCTGGGACAGCCAAGGGACTGGGTGTGTCGTCTTCAGCTGCCCCTCACCTGCATTTTCCAAACAGTGGCCCTCTCCATTATCATGTTCATCTCACTACAG ATATTCTACATGTCAGAGTTCCCAAAGACGGCCGCCTCTCACCTCCATATACTAAGAGGCCCTGGAAGCTGGCTGTTTGTGCTgggctgctgtgctgtgcaggCTGGTATCTGCGGCTGGTTTGTTCAGGAAGGGCCATCTCTGTCTGACTATGTGGCAAATATGACAATAACCTTTGTGAGAGGATTTCTGTCATGTCCAGTGTTACCCTTAACTGGCTTTGCATTGATGCAAGGTTTCAACAGTGCAATGGCCCTTATAGCATTCATGTGCACCTTCATGGCAGCAAAGCCTCTTCATCAGTATAACCTTGCCAGGGACATCACCTTTTCCTCCCTGATCTACTGTGTGATTTGGGTGACCTTTATTCCGATCTATATAGGCTTGAAAGCAAAGAACAAGTCTATTGTCCATGTTTTTTTCACCCTGGCAAGCAACTTGGGACTGGTGGCAGCCTACTACTTCCCAAAATGCTACTTGCTGTTGAGAAAACTTGAGCTCAATACAGCAGAGCACTTCCGTACCTTCCTAGAGGGCACCCCAGCAACACCAGCTGAGGAGGAaccacagccacagccagagACAGAATCAGGGCAATAA